The Acidobacteriota bacterium genome includes the window TCTCAAAGGCAGGCCGGTTGATCCGGTTGAGGATGATTGCGTTCGGCGTCGGGTCATCGAAGACCAGCGCGGGGGGTGAAAAGCGGGTGGCGGAACGCTCGAATCTGGCATCTCAGTCTTGAGGCGCGGCTCGGTCCCGAAACTACTTGGTAAGGACCACACCGGCCAAAAGCCAACACAAGGGGTGTCGACAGGCCGGCCAAAAACGTAACCGAGGTGGCGGTAGCCCGACGCTTCGCTATGTGTTCGCCTGCACACCCCGACACAAGTTGTCGACTGCACCTGCCCCGCAAATCGCTTACAATGGCGAGGTTTCTGATAAAGTTTTCTAAATGCTGAGCACTCTCACGGCGTTTGTGGCCACGGGCACCCGGCTTGCGTCTAATGAACTGCGGAGACCCGGTATGCCAACCACTGCTGTGCTCCAGACGGCGACGATCAACCCGGCAACATCGAACCACGCTGGCACCTCGCCCGGCACGCTCGTCATCACTCGTCCCGCCGGGGGTTCCGCCGCCCCGGTGGCTACGAAGCCGACGGGCGTCAATTCGACGACCGTTAAGCGTTCCTAAGCAGCCGGCGGGGCTGGCCGCGTCTTAAAGCGCCAGCCTTGCCCCATGACCATCACGCTGGCCTGCACGACGCCGTTCGGATTTCTTCCACCCACAACCTGAAGATCCTGTTCAAAAGAATGTGAGCCGTGGTCGCTCTCGATCACCGCACCGATGAGGGTGCCAATGTCCGCCGTCTGCACCTGACCGGGCGCCGCGATCGCAGCCTGCCCCTGCGGGCTCTTGATGAACTCCTGCACGAAGTTGAACTCGTCCTCCATTGCCATCTCGTCGGAAAAGTCTGAGTAGAGCTTCCACAACAGGTCCTCTACTTGGCCGTCAAGCTTCTCAACTCGAAGACCCAACGCCTTGGCTTCTGTCCGATTGATCGGGTGCCCGTGAAAATACAGCTTCGACGTCAAGTTGTCCGCGATGTCGTGGATCAACTAATGCTCGGTCTTCGGGTCCATGTGCAGCTCGAGGAGCTTTCGGGCCATCATCCTCGACTGCGCGTAAAACCGCTTCACGTTGCCGAGCGCCAGCGGATGCAGCTGCTCTGTCAGTGACTTGAACGCCTGCACCAGCTCAGTCTCGCCCTTGATGCCAAGGTCCTCCTTGACCAGCGCAATGTAGGCATATACGTCCTCCACCGAAATCCCTAACCGCGCTTGCGGGTTCGCTGGGTCGGTACGCGTATTGAATCGGTGGACGCCCGGTGTTGCGTCGCTGATCCAAGCGGGCCTGACAGGCAATCCGATAGGAGTTCACGCGAGTTTGTCCTCCAAAGCACTGGTGACCTCGACGCCGTGATCGTCGGATTTCATAGTGCCGGATTTCCGGCAGTGTGTGAATCGCCGCGCAGAACCGTAGAACCGGTTGGTATTTTCGTTGCATTTCCTTACCATGCGTTCGGTTTCGATTCCTGAGACGTTATGACCCAATAAGGACGGCGGTAATGCCCGGTGCGTAAGACGGGCGCCGCCACCTCTCCGAAACAGGCATTGCTCGCGCCGGCAAGCGGAGTGACCATGGCAGGGATTGTTGATCGCAGTGCAAACTCACCGATTCAAACCCAGCTGTCGCACGCTGATGATGGCGATTCCACGGCCCGCAGCGGAACCGACACGCGGAGAGTGCTCTGGATCGACGACGTCGTGGACAATATTTGCGTTCGCCTTCTCGATCTCGAGGGGTTCAAGACGGATTGCGCCAGCACGGGCTCGTCCGGCCTCGCCCGCGCGCGATCACAAAGATACGACGCGTACATCATCGACTTGCAGTTGCCGGACATGTACGGGTTGACGGTTCTGGAGAGGCTCGTCGCCGAAGGCAGCCAAGCGCCTGCCTTAGTACTGACCGGATGCTACACAGAGCACGAGTCCGAGACGCTTGCGCGACAACTGGGGGCCGCAGACTTCCGCTGCAAGCCCATTGCCGCCGGCGACCTGGCGTTGACGCTGAAGTTCATGACCGCGAAGCCACATCTCACGGCTGGCTCGGAGCGGAGGGCGCGCGCTGTGCCCGCGTGCACACCGGAGCCGCGGTTCGCGATCGTGGCTGTCAGTGCGGCCATGCAGTCAGTTCTTGAGTGGGTCGACCGCGTCGGACCGACGACGATGCCGGCCTTGATCACCGGCGAGACTGGCACCGGCAAGGAACTTGTCGCACGGGCACTCCACGAGCACAGCGACCGACGCGCGCACACTTTTCTCGCGATCAACTGCAGCGCCTTTCTTGAGGGGTTGCTTGAAACAGAACTATTCGGCCACCGCCGAGGCGCTTTCACCGGAGCGTTTCAAGACAAAAAAGGCCTACTGGAAGAGGCCGCGAACGGAACGGTTT containing:
- a CDS encoding sigma-54-dependent Fis family transcriptional regulator codes for the protein MAGIVDRSANSPIQTQLSHADDGDSTARSGTDTRRVLWIDDVVDNICVRLLDLEGFKTDCASTGSSGLARARSQRYDAYIIDLQLPDMYGLTVLERLVAEGSQAPALVLTGCYTEHESETLARQLGAADFRCKPIAAGDLALTLKFMTAKPHLTAGSERRARAVPACTPEPRFAIVAVSAAMQSVLEWVDRVGPTTMPALITGETGTGKELVARALHEHSDRRAHTFLAINCSAFLEGLLETELFGHRRGAFTGAFQDKKGLLEEAANGTV